From one Candidatus Chlorobium masyuteum genomic stretch:
- the acs gene encoding acetate--CoA ligase, with protein MATDETTPSSQNTVTSSSANDSISSVLSEKRKFPPPAEFSKNAHVKSMADYEKLYAAAAEDPDAYWGGIAEQFHWFKKWDSVLEWNSPYAKWFNGGKTNICYNALDVHVNSWRKNKAAIIWEGEEGDQRVLTYGELHRQVSKFANVLKIAGIRPGDRVAIYMGMVPELVIAVLACARVGAVHNVIFAGFSAHAITERVNDSRARMVICADGTRRRGGSINLKNIVDEAIVNTPSVRSVIVLKVTGETINMHDGMDHWWHDLMGLASDECEPVEVDSEHPLFVLYTSGSTGKPKGILHTTAGYMVHAASSFKYVFDIKDEDIYWCTADVGWITGHSYMAYGPLLNGATMLMYEGAPNYPQWDRFWDIINRHKVTILYTAPTAIRAFIRAGNEWVTKHNLSSLRLLGSVGEPINPDVWMWYHKVVGQERCPIVDTWWQTETGGIMVSPLPGATPTKPGTATRPLPGIAVDVVHKDGTPCKANEGGYLVIKKPWPSMLRTIYNDNERYEKTYWSEFPGMYFTGDGARKDDDGYIWIMGRVDDVVNVSGHRLGTSEVESALVSYEAVAEAAVVSRPDEIKGNALVAFVTLKDEYVGDMKLREALRNHVAKEIGPIAKPDEIRWAKGLPKTRSGKIMRRLLRELATSNEIKGDITTLEDFGVLENLRGSEED; from the coding sequence ATGGCTACAGACGAAACAACACCAAGCTCACAGAACACCGTGACCTCGTCTTCTGCAAACGATTCGATCAGCTCCGTGCTCTCTGAAAAACGGAAGTTTCCGCCCCCTGCAGAGTTTTCGAAAAATGCCCATGTCAAGTCAATGGCGGATTATGAAAAGCTCTATGCTGCAGCTGCCGAAGATCCTGATGCATACTGGGGAGGAATTGCCGAACAGTTTCACTGGTTCAAAAAATGGGACAGCGTACTGGAGTGGAACAGCCCTTATGCCAAATGGTTTAACGGCGGCAAAACCAATATCTGCTACAATGCCCTTGATGTCCATGTCAACAGCTGGAGAAAGAACAAGGCTGCCATTATCTGGGAGGGCGAGGAAGGTGACCAGCGTGTGCTTACTTACGGCGAACTGCACCGCCAGGTCAGCAAATTTGCAAACGTACTGAAAATAGCCGGTATCAGACCCGGTGACAGGGTTGCCATCTACATGGGCATGGTTCCCGAGCTGGTCATTGCCGTTCTGGCCTGTGCACGTGTCGGAGCTGTCCATAACGTTATTTTTGCCGGTTTCTCGGCTCACGCCATCACCGAGCGGGTCAATGACTCCCGTGCCAGGATGGTCATCTGCGCAGACGGCACCAGACGCCGCGGCGGATCTATCAATCTGAAAAATATCGTTGATGAAGCGATCGTCAACACGCCTTCGGTCCGCAGCGTTATCGTACTCAAAGTCACCGGAGAGACCATCAACATGCACGACGGCATGGACCATTGGTGGCACGATCTCATGGGTCTTGCTTCCGACGAGTGTGAACCGGTCGAGGTCGATTCCGAACACCCGCTCTTTGTGCTCTACACCAGCGGTTCAACCGGAAAACCGAAGGGTATCCTGCACACCACCGCCGGATACATGGTGCATGCGGCAAGCTCCTTCAAATACGTTTTTGATATCAAGGATGAGGATATCTACTGGTGTACGGCCGATGTAGGCTGGATTACCGGACACAGCTATATGGCATACGGTCCGCTGCTCAACGGCGCTACCATGCTTATGTATGAAGGTGCTCCGAACTATCCTCAGTGGGACCGGTTCTGGGATATCATCAACCGCCATAAAGTTACCATCCTCTACACCGCACCAACCGCCATTCGCGCATTCATCCGCGCCGGAAACGAGTGGGTCACCAAACACAACCTCAGCTCGCTCCGACTTCTCGGCAGCGTCGGCGAACCCATCAATCCCGACGTCTGGATGTGGTACCACAAGGTGGTCGGACAGGAGAGATGCCCGATTGTCGATACCTGGTGGCAGACCGAGACCGGCGGCATCATGGTCTCTCCGCTTCCCGGTGCAACACCGACCAAACCCGGCACGGCAACCCGTCCGCTCCCCGGCATTGCAGTCGATGTTGTCCACAAGGACGGAACCCCATGCAAAGCCAACGAAGGCGGATACCTCGTCATTAAAAAGCCATGGCCGTCAATGCTCCGTACCATTTACAACGATAACGAACGCTACGAAAAGACCTACTGGTCGGAGTTCCCCGGCATGTACTTTACCGGTGACGGCGCCCGCAAGGATGATGACGGCTACATCTGGATCATGGGACGTGTTGATGATGTGGTCAACGTTTCAGGCCACCGCCTTGGCACAAGCGAGGTCGAAAGCGCACTTGTCTCCTACGAAGCTGTGGCGGAAGCCGCTGTTGTCAGCCGTCCGGATGAGATCAAGGGTAACGCCCTGGTAGCCTTCGTAACGCTGAAAGACGAGTATGTCGGCGACATGAAGCTCCGTGAGGCGCTCCGCAACCATGTAGCCAAGGAGATCGGACCTATTGCAAAACCTGATGAGATCAGATGGGCCAAAGGTCTTCCGAAAACCAGAAGCGGTAAAATCATGCGCCGTCTCCTCCGTGAACTTGCAACCAGCAATGAGATCAAGGGAGATATCACCACGCTTGAGGATTTCGGCGTACTGGAAAACCTTCGCGGATCTGAAGAGGACTGA
- a CDS encoding bifunctional UDP-3-O-[3-hydroxymyristoyl] N-acetylglucosamine deacetylase/3-hydroxyacyl-ACP dehydratase has translation MLIHQRTLQKEVSLWGTGLHTGKECMITFKPAPVNSGYRFVRTDIENSPEIPALIENVVDVLRGTTIGLNGVKVHTTEHVLGALYGLQIDNCRIELSGPEPPVMDGSSHPFAEALLGAGFLEQEEPKNYLVIDETIEYHDAENSVDIVALPLDNFRITVMVDYKNPALGSQHSGLFDLEQEFVKEFSASRTFCFLSEVEALANQGIIKGGDIDNAIVIIDKTMQQEELSALGEKLGIESANLILGKNGILNNRELRFKNEPARHKLLDLLGDIALLGMPLKAQVLAARPGHASNVEFVKQLKKYADRNKLARQFQHEKKAGVIFDINAIQNILPHRYPFLLIDKIVEFKLDEKIVSIKNVTMNEPFFQGHFPGNPIMPGVLILEAMAQTGGIMMLNGNDNIKESVVYFMGIDKARFRKPVLPGDTLVIEAIMTNKRRNVCQFDAKAYVRGELVCEASLMATVVQKSK, from the coding sequence ATGCTCATTCATCAGCGCACACTGCAAAAAGAGGTCTCTCTCTGGGGTACCGGACTACACACCGGCAAGGAGTGTATGATCACCTTCAAACCGGCCCCGGTCAACTCCGGCTACCGTTTTGTCCGGACCGATATTGAAAACAGTCCCGAAATACCTGCCCTCATCGAGAATGTGGTTGATGTTCTCCGTGGCACAACCATCGGCCTGAACGGTGTAAAGGTTCATACCACTGAACATGTTCTTGGCGCACTTTACGGCCTTCAGATCGATAACTGCCGTATTGAACTGAGCGGGCCCGAGCCTCCGGTAATGGATGGAAGTTCACACCCCTTTGCCGAAGCCCTGCTTGGTGCAGGTTTCCTTGAGCAGGAGGAACCAAAAAACTACCTTGTCATAGATGAGACCATAGAGTACCATGATGCAGAAAACAGTGTGGATATTGTTGCTCTGCCGCTCGACAATTTCAGAATAACGGTCATGGTTGACTACAAAAATCCGGCGCTCGGCTCCCAGCACTCCGGTCTTTTTGATCTTGAGCAGGAGTTCGTAAAAGAGTTTTCGGCATCCAGAACATTCTGCTTCCTCAGTGAAGTCGAAGCACTCGCCAATCAGGGTATCATCAAAGGCGGTGATATCGACAATGCAATCGTCATTATTGATAAAACCATGCAGCAGGAGGAGCTGAGTGCTCTTGGCGAAAAACTCGGTATTGAGAGCGCAAACCTCATCCTCGGAAAAAACGGCATACTCAACAACAGGGAGCTTCGATTTAAAAATGAGCCTGCCCGCCATAAGCTGCTCGATCTTCTCGGAGATATCGCCCTGCTCGGCATGCCGCTGAAAGCCCAGGTTCTTGCCGCAAGGCCGGGTCACGCATCAAATGTTGAATTTGTCAAACAGCTGAAAAAATATGCCGATCGCAACAAGCTCGCCCGGCAGTTCCAGCATGAGAAAAAAGCCGGTGTCATTTTTGATATCAATGCCATTCAGAACATCCTTCCGCATCGCTATCCATTCCTGTTGATTGACAAAATCGTCGAGTTCAAACTTGACGAAAAAATTGTTTCAATCAAGAATGTCACCATGAACGAGCCATTCTTCCAGGGCCATTTCCCCGGAAACCCCATCATGCCGGGAGTGCTTATCCTTGAAGCCATGGCCCAGACAGGCGGCATCATGATGCTTAACGGCAATGACAATATCAAGGAGAGTGTTGTCTACTTTATGGGAATCGACAAGGCACGTTTCCGCAAACCGGTGCTTCCCGGCGACACGCTTGTCATTGAAGCAATCATGACCAACAAGCGCAGAAATGTCTGCCAGTTCGACGCTAAAGCCTATGTACGGGGGGAGCTGGTATGCGAAGCCTCACTCATGGCGACCGTTGTACAGAAGAGTAAATAA
- a CDS encoding TspO/MBR family protein, translating to MKLNVPKLALSIAFCFLFAFAGGTFTPQPGSEWYYQVLNKPSWNPPDWLFPPAWTLFFLLMGIALYLVVMQWNENKLVKGALAVFGVQLLLNLAWSALFFGLHSPLFALVDIVLLWLAIVLTIVKFRAISPLAGNLLIPYLLWVSFASFLNFTIWQLN from the coding sequence ATGAAACTCAACGTCCCAAAACTGGCACTCAGCATTGCATTCTGTTTTCTGTTTGCATTTGCCGGAGGAACCTTTACGCCGCAACCGGGCTCGGAGTGGTACTATCAGGTGCTCAATAAGCCGTCGTGGAATCCTCCTGACTGGCTTTTTCCGCCGGCATGGACTCTTTTCTTCCTGCTCATGGGCATCGCTCTCTACCTTGTTGTGATGCAGTGGAATGAAAATAAACTGGTGAAGGGGGCTCTTGCGGTGTTCGGTGTTCAGCTTCTTTTGAATCTTGCATGGTCAGCGCTCTTTTTCGGACTGCACTCCCCGCTCTTTGCTCTGGTGGATATTGTGCTGCTCTGGCTTGCGATCGTGCTTACTATCGTGAAATTCAGGGCGATTTCGCCTTTGGCGGGCAATCTCCTGATTCCCTATCTCCTCTGGGTCAGTTTTGCCTCGTTTTTGAACTTTACGATCTGGCAGCTTAACTGA
- the ruvC gene encoding crossover junction endodeoxyribonuclease RuvC, with protein MVVLGIDPGSLITGYGVICQESGVLRVLASGVIRMQATRSHAERIGQIYRELDALITAFTPDRVVLETVFLNKNVQSALKLGQVRGAVIALVMNRNLVLHEYAPREVKSAVTGRGSATKEQVAFMVGRLLGLNPVPEPFDVTDALGIALCDLLRGESRDRVIPQRKSRSGGSSWSKFVTESPDLVIRG; from the coding sequence ATGGTTGTTCTCGGGATTGATCCCGGAAGCCTGATCACCGGTTACGGCGTTATTTGCCAGGAGTCAGGAGTGTTGAGGGTTCTTGCATCCGGAGTGATCCGGATGCAGGCCACCAGAAGTCATGCAGAGCGTATCGGTCAGATTTATCGTGAACTTGATGCTCTTATCACTGCATTTACTCCTGACAGGGTTGTGCTTGAGACTGTTTTTTTGAATAAAAATGTGCAGTCGGCTCTGAAGCTTGGCCAGGTGCGTGGTGCGGTGATTGCTCTGGTCATGAACCGTAACCTTGTTCTTCATGAGTATGCACCGCGTGAGGTCAAATCCGCAGTGACCGGAAGAGGCTCGGCAACCAAGGAGCAGGTTGCCTTTATGGTTGGAAGATTACTTGGCCTCAATCCGGTGCCCGAGCCGTTTGACGTTACCGATGCTCTGGGTATAGCATTGTGTGATCTGCTTCGGGGTGAAAGCAGGGATCGTGTAATACCGCAGCGAAAGTCCCGTTCCGGAGGGAGCAGCTGGTCGAAGTTTGTCACCGAATCACCAGATCTGGTTATCAGGGGCTGA
- a CDS encoding CDP-alcohol phosphatidyltransferase family protein has protein sequence MEGHIINLPNFLSVLRIILIPFFLYYFHTGQINTAMVIMIVAVLSDWFDGQAARWTNEVSDMGKILDPLADKLCLASVAIYFLWIGELPLWFVLFAVLRDILIFIGAAYVRLRHSVVTTSLWPGKWAVGFVSMMFIVMVWPHPIFVRYPLKEVFLYLSTIMLLYSFIQYCLRFYRIHKGQDYLA, from the coding sequence GTGGAAGGTCATATCATCAATCTGCCGAATTTTCTCAGTGTATTGAGAATAATACTGATACCCTTTTTTCTTTATTATTTTCATACCGGTCAGATCAATACCGCTATGGTTATCATGATTGTAGCTGTTTTGAGCGACTGGTTTGACGGCCAGGCTGCCCGTTGGACCAATGAGGTTTCGGATATGGGGAAAATTCTTGACCCTCTTGCCGACAAGCTCTGCCTTGCCAGTGTGGCTATCTATTTTCTCTGGATCGGTGAGCTTCCCCTCTGGTTTGTGCTTTTTGCTGTTCTTCGTGATATTCTGATCTTTATCGGTGCAGCCTATGTCCGGTTACGCCATTCAGTTGTTACCACATCTCTCTGGCCGGGGAAATGGGCCGTTGGATTTGTCTCCATGATGTTTATTGTCATGGTCTGGCCTCATCCGATTTTTGTCCGCTATCCGCTGAAGGAGGTTTTCCTCTATCTCTCCACCATCATGCTTCTCTACTCTTTTATCCAGTACTGTTTGAGATTCTACAGGATACACAAGGGCCAGGACTATCTTGCCTGA
- a CDS encoding DUF4405 domain-containing protein, whose protein sequence is MSSMKSWATPLATGTFIILAVTGILMFFKIETGFIGPVHEWLSWALTAGVALHIAANWKSFTAYFSRKPALAIIGTGLLVTLISVFAPVKKESNPRMNILRAVESSSLETVAGVAAEKSETIISKLQSKGITVEKPSMTIREIAAKNSREEKDILGIIFDQPKK, encoded by the coding sequence ATGTCCTCAATGAAATCATGGGCTACTCCCCTTGCCACAGGAACCTTCATCATTCTTGCCGTCACCGGCATACTGATGTTCTTTAAAATTGAAACAGGATTTATCGGGCCGGTACATGAATGGCTGAGCTGGGCGCTTACCGCTGGTGTAGCACTCCATATCGCCGCAAACTGGAAATCATTTACCGCCTACTTCTCCCGAAAACCCGCACTTGCCATTATCGGCACCGGGCTCCTTGTCACCTTGATCTCGGTCTTCGCGCCGGTAAAAAAAGAGTCAAACCCCCGGATGAATATCCTCCGTGCCGTTGAATCTTCGAGCCTCGAAACGGTTGCCGGAGTTGCCGCCGAAAAAAGCGAAACCATTATCAGCAAACTCCAGAGCAAGGGTATTACCGTTGAGAAGCCATCCATGACCATCCGCGAAATTGCAGCAAAAAACAGCAGGGAAGAGAAGGATATACTCGGCATCATCTTCGATCAGCCAAAAAAATAA
- the pheA gene encoding prephenate dehydratase: MTNLIIAYQGEPGAYSEIAALRIGEPKPFESFEEVFAAVENRAADFAVIPIENSLGGSIHQNYDLLLQHPVTIAAETFVKVEHCLLGIHGSTIANARRVLSHPQALAQCRNFFAAHKEVKAEVAYDTAGSAKIIAADNDPSKLAIASKRAGELYGLQILQENLADEEWNITRFFCISHAENTVALQLETGTDSAQYKTSIAFTLPNEPGSLFKAMATFALRGIDMTKIESRPFRKKAFEYLFYVDFTGHQSDPNIHNALCHLREFATMVNVLGSYGVVAS; this comes from the coding sequence ATGACAAACTTGATCATAGCCTACCAGGGCGAACCCGGCGCCTACAGTGAAATTGCCGCCCTCAGGATTGGAGAGCCGAAACCCTTCGAATCCTTTGAAGAGGTATTTGCTGCCGTCGAAAACCGCGCGGCCGATTTCGCGGTTATCCCCATTGAAAATTCACTCGGAGGCAGCATTCATCAGAACTACGACCTGCTCCTCCAGCATCCGGTCACTATTGCAGCCGAAACCTTTGTCAAGGTGGAGCACTGCCTGCTCGGCATTCACGGCTCAACCATAGCGAATGCAAGAAGGGTACTCTCCCATCCCCAGGCACTCGCACAGTGCCGCAATTTCTTTGCAGCACACAAAGAAGTTAAAGCTGAAGTGGCCTATGACACTGCCGGCAGCGCAAAAATAATTGCTGCTGACAACGATCCCTCAAAACTGGCCATTGCATCAAAAAGAGCCGGCGAACTCTACGGACTCCAGATCCTGCAGGAGAACCTGGCAGACGAAGAGTGGAATATTACCCGATTCTTCTGTATTTCGCATGCAGAGAACACTGTTGCACTTCAGCTCGAAACCGGAACGGACTCCGCACAATACAAAACATCCATAGCCTTCACCCTGCCGAACGAACCGGGATCACTTTTCAAAGCCATGGCAACCTTTGCCCTGCGAGGTATCGATATGACAAAAATAGAGTCGCGGCCATTTCGGAAAAAAGCGTTTGAGTATCTTTTCTATGTTGACTTTACCGGACATCAGAGCGACCCGAATATCCATAACGCCCTCTGCCATCTCCGCGAATTCGCAACCATGGTCAATGTGCTTGGCAGTTACGGGGTGGTTGCATCATGA
- a CDS encoding inositol monophosphatase family protein, which yields MEQMSKELQTAVNAARAAGAITLEKLGELTEREIHAKESKDFVTEVDKRCEAAITAIIMADFPEDSLLSEEGTIRKGSSGRTWIVDPLDGTLNFIHSFPVFSISIALKNERDDLLAGVVFQPLLEELFSAERGKGAYLNGRRISVSNRTDSNSFLIATGLPFKEYHYLEAYFGMLKEVIEHSAGVRRAGSAAIDLAYTACGRFDGFWEYRLFPWDFAAGALLVREAGGSVTGFGGESDLFGQQSIIAGNSVTHPLLLDQAKRHFTA from the coding sequence ATGGAACAAATGAGCAAGGAACTGCAGACCGCCGTCAACGCGGCAAGGGCTGCAGGGGCCATAACTCTTGAAAAACTCGGAGAGCTCACCGAGCGCGAAATCCATGCAAAAGAGTCCAAGGATTTTGTGACTGAAGTCGACAAAAGGTGTGAAGCTGCAATTACAGCAATAATCATGGCGGATTTCCCCGAAGACAGCCTTCTCTCGGAAGAGGGGACAATCAGGAAAGGGAGTTCGGGACGCACCTGGATTGTCGACCCGCTTGACGGCACGCTTAATTTTATTCACTCATTCCCGGTATTTTCAATCAGCATCGCATTGAAAAATGAGCGAGATGATCTCCTTGCCGGAGTAGTCTTTCAGCCACTTCTTGAGGAGCTCTTCTCTGCTGAAAGGGGAAAAGGCGCATACCTGAACGGCAGGCGCATCTCTGTTTCAAACCGCACGGACAGTAACAGCTTTCTCATAGCAACCGGTCTTCCCTTCAAGGAGTACCACTATCTGGAAGCCTATTTCGGCATGCTCAAGGAGGTCATTGAACATTCAGCGGGAGTTCGGCGTGCCGGTTCAGCGGCAATTGATCTGGCCTACACCGCCTGCGGTCGCTTTGACGGCTTCTGGGAGTACCGGCTTTTTCCCTGGGATTTTGCCGCCGGTGCCCTGCTGGTCCGTGAAGCCGGGGGAAGCGTGACCGGCTTTGGAGGAGAGAGCGATCTCTTCGGGCAGCAGAGCATCATCGCCGGCAACAGTGTGACTCATCCGCTCCTGCTCGATCAGGCAAAGAGGCACTTTACCGCATGA
- a CDS encoding YebC/PmpR family DNA-binding transcriptional regulator, translated as MSGHSKWATIKRKKAATDQKRGSLFTKLVKEITIAAKMGGGDPNGNPRLRLAIDTARANSMPMDNIQRAVKKGTGELEGVTYDEITYEGYGPAGIALIIETATDNRNRTVADIRHIMSRNNGSLGESGSVAWMFQRKGTVDVLKSAADEDQLMEILLDAGLEDLSDDDDNYYTVITDVRQLEDVKKALDEAAIAYENAKIDLLPENYIELEADDAEKVIKLIDALENNDDIQAVYSNMEISESAMNSLNG; from the coding sequence ATGTCTGGACATAGCAAATGGGCTACTATTAAAAGAAAAAAGGCGGCCACCGATCAGAAAAGAGGAAGCCTCTTTACCAAGCTGGTCAAAGAGATTACCATAGCAGCAAAAATGGGTGGAGGGGATCCAAACGGTAACCCCCGGCTCAGGCTTGCTATTGATACGGCAAGGGCTAACTCCATGCCGATGGACAATATCCAGCGTGCAGTCAAGAAGGGTACCGGCGAACTGGAGGGTGTGACCTATGATGAGATCACCTATGAGGGTTACGGTCCGGCAGGGATTGCCCTTATTATTGAAACGGCAACGGATAACCGCAACAGGACTGTAGCTGATATCCGTCATATCATGAGCCGTAATAACGGTTCTCTGGGCGAAAGCGGCAGTGTGGCATGGATGTTCCAGCGTAAGGGAACGGTTGATGTTCTGAAGTCCGCAGCCGATGAGGATCAGCTTATGGAAATTCTGCTTGATGCCGGCCTTGAGGATCTCAGTGATGATGATGATAACTACTATACCGTCATTACCGATGTCAGGCAGCTTGAAGATGTCAAAAAAGCACTTGATGAAGCCGCTATCGCATATGAAAATGCCAAGATTGATCTTCTTCCCGAAAACTATATCGAGCTTGAAGCCGATGATGCAGAGAAGGTGATCAAGTTGATTGATGCACTTGAAAACAATGATGATATCCAGGCCGTATACAGCAATATGGAGATCAGTGAGAGTGCCATGAACAGCTTGAACGGGTAG